The following are from one region of the Blastocatellia bacterium genome:
- a CDS encoding alpha-amylase: MIIYELNARVYGKNFDQISDQELQQLVDLGFDWLWLMGIWRTSEGGKVVAQGIEPDFEASPYAIVDYQVNPDLGGEGALKDLVNRAHKLGLKVMADFVPNHMAIDSPLIDSNPEFFIHSNRDLRDELDRDYFFHPGGKHLAHGRDPYFAGWTDTAQLDYTHPELRKHQINELKRIANLVDGLRCDMAMLVLREQIKNQWFPKVGWDAFNYHMPNEFWSEAIQAVKEIHKDFIFMAEVYWDKESYLQQLGFDLTYDKKLYDLLEHSQLHQIVNYLQNVSNDYLSRSVHFLENHDEERAANRFGNRQRPAAILSYAILGVPFVHQGQMDGLTEKIPVQRVKPLKQETADEKLQKFYAQLLQSIKDPVFRHGEMITLGEQSGVILVRRQYEGRTILVGADIVNEPGKSGSPALSIPLMHLKISPDSQIRCLDHLTGQSVELATNNNGNLVLPPAAIASWPQTGGFLLEIFTN, from the coding sequence ATGATTATCTATGAATTAAATGCCCGTGTTTATGGAAAGAACTTTGATCAAATTAGTGATCAAGAGCTACAACAATTAGTAGATTTAGGTTTTGATTGGCTTTGGCTAATGGGAATTTGGCGAACAAGCGAAGGCGGCAAGGTTGTAGCACAAGGAATTGAACCTGATTTTGAAGCCTCACCCTATGCAATTGTTGATTATCAAGTAAATCCTGATTTAGGTGGCGAGGGTGCATTAAAAGATTTGGTAAATCGCGCCCATAAACTAGGCTTAAAAGTTATGGCTGATTTTGTGCCAAATCATATGGCAATTGATAGCCCTTTGATTGACTCCAACCCAGAATTTTTTATTCATAGTAACCGAGATTTACGCGATGAATTAGACCGAGATTATTTTTTCCATCCTGGCGGAAAACACTTAGCACATGGACGAGATCCTTATTTTGCCGGCTGGACAGATACAGCACAACTTGATTACACACACCCAGAGCTAAGAAAGCACCAAATTAATGAGTTAAAGCGTATAGCCAACCTAGTTGACGGCTTGCGCTGTGATATGGCAATGCTGGTTTTACGCGAACAAATTAAAAATCAATGGTTTCCTAAAGTTGGTTGGGATGCTTTTAATTACCATATGCCCAATGAATTTTGGTCAGAAGCAATTCAAGCTGTTAAAGAAATCCACAAAGATTTTATTTTTATGGCCGAAGTTTATTGGGATAAAGAGTCTTATTTACAACAACTTGGCTTTGATCTAACTTATGATAAAAAGCTTTATGATCTGCTAGAACATTCTCAACTTCACCAAATTGTTAATTATCTACAAAATGTTTCTAATGATTATTTATCTCGTTCAGTACACTTTTTAGAAAACCACGATGAGGAACGCGCAGCAAATCGTTTTGGCAATAGACAACGCCCAGCAGCAATTTTAAGTTATGCAATTTTAGGTGTTCCATTTGTCCATCAAGGCCAAATGGATGGTTTAACAGAAAAAATTCCTGTCCAACGAGTTAAACCGCTAAAACAAGAAACAGCAGACGAAAAATTACAAAAATTCTATGCTCAGTTGCTCCAATCTATAAAAGACCCTGTGTTTAGACATGGTGAAATGATTACTTTAGGTGAACAATCTGGAGTAATTTTAGTTAGGCGACAATACGAAGGACGAACAATTTTAGTTGGTGCAGATATTGTTAATGAGCCTGGCAAATCAGGCAGTCCTGCTTTAAGTATTCCATTAATGCACTTAAAAATTTCTCCTGATAGCCAAATCCGCTGTTTAGATCACTTAACAGGCCAAAGCGTAGAACTTGCTACAAACAATAATGGCAATTTAGTCTTACCTCCAGCAGCAATAGCTAGTTGGCCTCAAACAGGAGGATTTTTATTAGAAATTTTTACTAACTAA
- a CDS encoding DUF3108 domain-containing protein, producing the protein MRLILILTLIISFGFVAVSAQNSPKALEQPVEKSEKQDKFAPVREPLKSSLPFQNNEQLTYELRLSRFPIYGTIGELSFVVNEEAITVINNAVDNKTNREPKLENTEKPLSENKETASPESLAINKSTDKTPSQWKFSVTAKSKGILTSIFRINVNDLFTSFVNKNDFNVTKTVKVIDEGKKHREMVADFDQNKQKVRWIDTDLKTQKVVRSKENPSLSWVTDIVNGWYVMRAQPLTIGKTFAFPLADEGETYEIEVDALEKESLETDFGKFSTVKLEMKIFNGKYIRRKGRLFLWVTDDSRHVPLRAQIKSSFGTVTATLTEMKNVKNL; encoded by the coding sequence ATGAGACTAATACTTATTTTAACTTTAATTATTTCCTTTGGTTTTGTGGCTGTTAGTGCGCAGAACAGTCCAAAAGCTTTAGAACAACCTGTAGAAAAATCAGAAAAACAAGATAAATTTGCTCCAGTCCGAGAGCCATTAAAAAGCTCTTTGCCCTTTCAAAATAATGAGCAGCTTACCTATGAATTAAGACTTTCTCGTTTTCCAATTTATGGAACTATTGGAGAATTATCATTTGTTGTTAATGAGGAAGCTATAACAGTAATTAACAATGCTGTTGATAATAAAACCAACAGAGAACCTAAACTAGAAAATACAGAAAAGCCCTTATCAGAAAACAAAGAAACAGCTAGCCCAGAAAGCCTTGCTATAAATAAATCTACTGATAAAACGCCTAGCCAGTGGAAGTTTAGCGTTACAGCAAAATCAAAAGGTATTTTGACTAGCATTTTCCGAATCAATGTCAATGATTTATTTACATCCTTTGTAAACAAAAATGATTTTAATGTTACTAAAACTGTAAAAGTCATTGATGAAGGCAAGAAACATCGAGAAATGGTAGCTGATTTTGACCAAAATAAACAAAAAGTAAGATGGATAGATACAGACTTAAAAACTCAAAAAGTTGTTCGCAGCAAAGAAAACCCTAGCCTAAGTTGGGTGACAGATATTGTTAATGGCTGGTATGTAATGAGAGCGCAACCACTTACAATAGGCAAAACTTTTGCTTTTCCATTAGCTGATGAAGGTGAGACTTACGAAATTGAAGTTGATGCGTTGGAAAAAGAAAGTCTAGAAACTGATTTTGGTAAGTTTTCTACTGTAAAACTAGAAATGAAAATATTTAATGGCAAATATATTAGACGTAAAGGAAGACTTTTTCTTTGGGTGACAGATGATAGCCGCCATGTCCCGCTACGCGCCCAAATTAAAAGCTCTTTTGGCACTGTTACAGCTACTTTAACTGAAATGAAAAATGTGAAAAATCTATGA